The Actinotalea sp. JY-7876 sequence CTCGCCCTCCTCCTCCAGGCGCCGGACGTCGTCCGGGCCGTCGGAGGTCTCCGGAGCGGCAGTGCTGTCGGTCATGGCGTCTCCTGGTGCACGGGGATGGATCGGGCGGCCGCGGTCGGCCGGCCCGTCGAGATCACTTCTTCGGGGTCCGCGGCTTGCGCGGCGTGCTCGAGCCCGCGCCGTCCGCCCCCGTCGCGCCACCAGGACGCGGCTTCTTGGGCGCGGCCGAGGTCCCGGTGCCGCCCGCGGCAGCGGGCTTCGTCGTGCCACCGGTCGCTCCCGCCGGGCGGGGCTTCGTCGTGCCACCGGTCGCTCCCGCCGGGCGGGGCTTCGTCGCCCCACCCGCGCTGGTGGCCGGTCGCTTCTTCGCCGCGGGTGTGGTCGGCGCAGGGGCGTCGTCCTGGACCTCCAACATACCCCCGGGGGTATCCTGGACATCGTCCTGAGGAGCGTCCGAGGTACCCGCCGGGATTGTCGGCGCACCCGCGACCGGCTTGGCGCGAGCCTTGCGCTTCGGCTGCGGACGCTGCCCGCGCGGCTTCTCCTCCACCTCCGCCTTCGGCTCCTCCAGCACGATGCCCTTGGCGGCCGCCTTGCGCGCCCGGCGCTCCTTGAGCAGGCGGTCCGCCTCGGACCCGGGCGTCGGGTTCCGCCGGATCACGTAGAACTGCTGGCCCATCGACCACACGTTCGTGGTGGTCCAGTAGATGAGGACACCGATCGGGAAGTTGACACCCGAGACGGCGAAGACGACGGGCAGCAGGTAGAGCAGCATCTTCTGCTGCTGCGCCATCGGGCCCTGGAGCGCCGAGGCCGGCATGTTCTTCTGCGTGAGCTGACGCTGCGTGAAGAAGGTCGTCGCCGACATCGCGACGATCAGCAGGACCGTCACGATCTTGACAGAGACGTCGTCCGAGCCGAGGAACGTCTCGGAGATCTTGGCGCCGAAGAGCGTCGCGTTGTTCGCCTCGGCCGCGAGCTCCTGCGTCAGCGGGCCGATGGAGTCCCGGCCGTCGCCGTAGGTCCCGGCCTCGAGGGCAGGCAGGGAGTACAGCACCCGGAACAGGGCGAAGAAGATCGGTGACTGCGCGAGGATCGGCAGGCAGGACGCGAACGGGTTCGTGCCGTGCTTGCGGTAGAGCTCCATCGTCTCCCGGCTCATCGCCTCACGCGACGCGGGGTCCGTCTTGCCCTTGTACTTCTTCTGGATCGCCTGCATCTCCGGCGCCAGGGCCTGCATGCCGCGCGAGGCCTTGATCTGTCGCACGAAGAGCGGGATCAGCAGGATCCGGATGACGATGACGAGGCCCACGATCGACAGCGCCCAGGCGGC is a genomic window containing:
- the yidC gene encoding membrane protein insertase YidC, producing the protein MPFPDNILWPLKVAVAWIMVQFHSLLTAAGLDPASGAAWALSIVGLVIVIRILLIPLFVRQIKASRGMQALAPEMQAIQKKYKGKTDPASREAMSRETMELYRKHGTNPFASCLPILAQSPIFFALFRVLYSLPALEAGTYGDGRDSIGPLTQELAAEANNATLFGAKISETFLGSDDVSVKIVTVLLIVAMSATTFFTQRQLTQKNMPASALQGPMAQQQKMLLYLLPVVFAVSGVNFPIGVLIYWTTTNVWSMGQQFYVIRRNPTPGSEADRLLKERRARKAAAKGIVLEEPKAEVEEKPRGQRPQPKRKARAKPVAGAPTIPAGTSDAPQDDVQDTPGGMLEVQDDAPAPTTPAAKKRPATSAGGATKPRPAGATGGTTKPRPAGATGGTTKPAAAGGTGTSAAPKKPRPGGATGADGAGSSTPRKPRTPKK